In the Syngnathus scovelli strain Florida chromosome 16, RoL_Ssco_1.2, whole genome shotgun sequence genome, one interval contains:
- the LOC125983418 gene encoding janus kinase and microtubule-interacting protein 3-like, translated as MHASAFQEREWRSPVLKFLQVRFPDGLSPLQIYCEADGVSDIVISDLMKKLDILGDNANLTNEEQVVVIHARTLPTLAEKWLEYIKVTKSALQQKMLDIESEKDMFCNQKGYLDEELDFRKRSMDQAHKRIMELEAMLYEALPQRDCPATDGEKASHAGVNDVLTADQRQELRSAVDQWKRALMWELRERDACILQERMDLLHSAQQRNKELKEFIEAQKRQIKQLEEKFLFLFLVFSLAFILWP; from the exons atgcatgcctctgcctttcaggagagggagtggcgctcccccgtcttgaagtttctgcaagtccgtttcccagacggcctcagccctttgcagatctactgcgaggccgacggcgtgagc gacatcgtcatcagtgatctgatgaagaagctggacatcctgggcgataacgcc aatctcaccaacgaggagcaggtggtcgtgattcacgccaggacccttcccaccctagccgagaag tggttagaatacatcaaagtgaccaagtcagcacttcaacagaagatgttggacattgaaagtgagaag gatatgttctgcaaccagaagggctacctggatgaagagttggacttcaggaagcgttccatggaccaggctcataag aggatcatggagctggaggccatgttgtacgaggcgctaccgcagcgggactgccccgccacggacggcgaaaaagccagccacgctggcgtgaatgacgtgctgacggcggatcagagacaagagcttaggagcgccgtggaccaatggaagcgagccctgatgtgggagttgagggagcgcgacgcttgcatcctccaagagagaatggatctgctgcacagcgcgcaacag aggaacaaagagctgaaagaattcatcgaagctcagaagagacaaatcaaacaattggaggagaagtttctgtttctctttctagtcttctccttggccttcattctgtggccctaa
- the LOC137841060 gene encoding janus kinase and microtubule-interacting protein 3-like: MHASAFQEREWRSPVLKFLQVRFPDGLSPLQIYCEADGVSDIVISDLMKKLDILGDNANLTNEEQVVVIHARTLPTLAEKWLEYIKVTKSALQQKMLDIESEKDMFCNQKGYLDEELDFRKRSMDQAHKRIMELEAMLYEALPQRDCPATDGEKASHAGVNDVLTADQREELRSAVDQWKRALMWELRERDTCILQERMDLLHSAQQRNKELKEFIEAQKRQIKQLEEKFLFLFLVFSLAFILWP; the protein is encoded by the exons atgcatgcctctgcctttcaggagagggagtggcgctcccccgtcttgaagtttctgcaagtccgtttcccagacggcctcagccctttgcagatctactgcgaggccgacggtgtgagc gacatcgtcatcagtgatctgatgaagaagctggacatcctgggcgataacgcc aatctcaccaacgaggagcaggtggtcgtgattcacgccaggacccttcccaccctagccgagaag tggttagaatacatcaaagtgaccaagtcagcacttcaacagaagatgttggacattgaaagtgagaag gatatgttctgcaaccagaagggctacctggatgaagagttggacttcaggaagcgttccatggaccaggcccataag aggatcatggagctggaggccatgttgtacgaggcgctaccgcagcgggactgccccgccacggacggcgaaaaagccagccacgctggcgtgaatgacgtgctgacggcggatcagagagaagagcttaggagcgccgtggaccaatggaagcgagccctgatgtgggagttgagggagcgcgacacttgcatcctccaagagagaatggatctgctgcacagcgcgcaacag aggaacaaagagctgaaagaattcatcgaagctcagaagagacaaatcaaacaattggaggagaagtttctgtttctctttctagtcttctccttggccttcattctgtggccctaa